In Ciona intestinalis chromosome 7, KH, whole genome shotgun sequence, the genomic window atttttttacttaaccAATCAGATACATTTCTTTCATCTTTCAGTGTGAAGTTAGATTCAGACGCAGATGTGGAATCTCTTGCATCGCAAGGAAATCGGACCCAGAAATTAATCGGATCTACAGAGTGTTTGTTTTGCTGCAGAAAATCAACCAACGTTGAAAACAATGTCACTCACATGTCGCGTGCTCATGGATTTTTTGTACCAGAGCTTCAATACCTTACCAACCTAGAAGGACTCCTCAGTTACTTAGGCATGTggtttgtatatatgttttttggttaaaaagtaTGGAAACTGAAcctatttgttgttttttttactattggAATAGTTTTTAGACCAACACTAATTTCATGTAGGCACCTAAAAATGACAGCTTTATACTGTTGCTGGCTGTgtgattaaattttattgtaatttgttttttatttaagaaaacAAAGAGTATTACCTCATTTGAGCGAGTTGTTTACCGTAATACGTACATTGAGTGTAATAATTGCAAcaacataattaaaattatgacATAACATGTTTACTTCATTATtgttttgtgatgtaacaatcaataagcttatttttatatgtacCTATGCTATACCACTCTTTGGGTAAAAGTAATtgtcagtttaaaatataacaacaaaatttttatgtCTTTAATTCCACAATGTCACTTTGTATGCTATATCTACAAAGACTACAACTACAATTTGTGCATCGGTGTGGGATCAATAATAGGGAAATTCCATTTCAGCACATTTATTAAAGTactaaataaatgtttcaaaGTTTACAGAGACAGTTAATTCAAGATAAATTTAAACGAATAAATAACACTCctgaatacaaataaataaataaacacaacaagCTGGTGACGTGCAATTAACTTGCCACGCCTGAACGGACGCATAACATTACGACATCATATACTATAATGTGACgaatataaacacattatCATTTCACAACTATAGAGAACATCAATGGCTGAGCATAATCTCCTCATTGGGTGTTAAGATTTTTCTGTAGCTAGTTTACACCATAGTAAAAAACTAGTATTTAGCATTTCAAATGTCTGTGTTCTTCCTCCAGGTGAAAAGGTGGGTGTGGGCAACGTGTGCTTATGGTGCAACGAACGTGGCCATGCATTCTACTCACTACAAGCTGTGCAAACACATATGAGGGACAAGGGACACATGAAAATGCTCTCTGATGGTGATGCTTCACTAGAATATGCAGATTTTTATGActttaggtaaaaaaatagccacaaaaacaaaaaaatgtacacATTACatattaatcatttttttccaaattttaccACTTTTGTGCAAAAAGGTAAATTTGGaaatttgatgttttttaacaaaactctTCTGTGATTGtacaaaagtataaaatacatagtaaaatatatatatatataatgcataaaagtaaaaagtaaGTTGTTTCACTCCAGCTCAAGTTATCCGGACTTTAATCCTGATGTTGAGGAAGATGAAGAGCTCCCTCAAGTGGCCAGTGATGCAGATGAAGAAGATTCTGAGCTCGTGCTGCCCTCTGGTGCTAGGATTGGCCATAGAAGTTTATTAAGGTTGGAAAACTACTTGAAGTATTGaaaatttgtcaaaattatcaaaatCTGAATATAttcacaatgttttttttaacaaactgcAGCGAAAAACAGTTTCAAATTGCCTTAAATTGACCGCaaaaaaactgaatattttttattctataaaaaacttttgttatgactttaatgtttttatacatgTTCAGATACTACCGACAAAACTTCCCACCAGTTGAGCGAGTGAAACAGAATAGAGGAAGGATTGATCGACTTATGCACCAGTATCGTGCCATTGGATGGAAGGGTGGTGCAGGTGAGAAACCCACAATCtagtttgatattttatataaaaaagcctaattttaaacaaaacaaaggcgtttttatacaaatgttttgcattatagttttaaagaaaatattgttatatccTTTATTATCTAACATAAAAGCAGCTGGACAGCAAGCATGGGTGAAGAAAGACCTTGTTTGTTGTGTAGTTGGTGTTGGgtaaatttcctaaaattaggctattttcttatttttttatatttctaataagTTCCAGCACCTCAGTGGTTAGGAACTTGCATTGTTATCGAAGCTGGATGGGCGTACAGAAGCTAGATGTTTTTTGGCAAGATGCTTAACAGACATTGTTCTGCCCATTGGTCACTAAATGGTTTTATCACCCTGGGTGTTTGgataatgggcaaactctgacCCAAATACCAAGTCTGTGACATGTCAACTTGTAGGACCTTACCAACATAAAGAATATTCAATAGAATATTTTTAGTCATTTGATTAATATCAATGGAACTTCTATCTACAGGCATGGTTGCACTGCGAAAAATGGACAAGGACATGAAGTTTGTGCAACGAATGAAGTCCAAGTTCCAGCAAAAGCTTtcaagcaacaacaacaagacaATGATGAAGCATTTGCGACCACAGGTTGTCTTCTAAGCACATGCCTACCAGCTAAGGGGTTGGGGATACAGGTGTGCTGTGGTTATTGTGCCAATGTCATTTACAAgtgcaaataaaacatacatagTGTatatttttgccttttttgaACGTGTTAGCCGTGCTGTATTGGTGCTTTTATAGTTagaatattgtttctattggAATTTAACTCCTGTATAGAACCAGGGTGTTCTCAAAATGAGTACTGTAGCACACATGGTGCTCTCAAACAGCTTTGGTGTGCCACAAACCGATTTAGAGTATTTAAATGCCTAATGGCCTCAAATAGTTTGATTGCTCCTACATTTGTTGAAAGTCAATTTCTATGtgtatatgctaaaggtgtaatggcaaaaatacagttcagaaaagttttttttgctgGAAATTACATACAGAGTTTACTGTTGTATCAGATGTAAGACAACTATGGTTCATTGTACAACACTTACTGAAGAGGTTGAAGCTATTATCTCTGAATTCTCttggttaaaacaaaagtggCTGTGGTCCAAAACTTTTACAGATTATATAATAGTTTGTTACAAAGCCtcagaagttttaaaaaataacatatttaatgaaaatattgCCAGGAGTTTATTTTAGATGGATAATACTCAACAATACAGATTTTATGGACAACAACTATGAAGACATAAACAATGTAATACAGCTCTGTTCTTACAATGTGATGAATGATGATGTATGAATAGAAAACAGTTAGCTTAAGAGCCAAAAAGGCGTTTAATTGATGGAAAGAGGGTTGAAgctacaatatttaaaataggtACAAGCCACTTTACAGATGTCTCTAACTTTTCAAAAACCTGTATACTGATGCTGGACATCCAACTAAGTTGATTAACATCACACGGTTTGTTTagatacagtttttatatcACACACTTACTCCCCACTATAACAATCTGTTCATACTGTACCTGAAGACCAATCCTATGATACAATCAAGAAAAACTGCCCTACTTGTTAGATAAACGTGTATGTAGGTATTTACAATACTCTTTTTGGTTAATGTTGTATTTCTACACAAAGCAATGCAAACTTGATTAggcaatacatatatataggtCGTTGGCACAAGTTATATTGGTAGATAGTACATTTGAAATACTGCAGTCAGTACATGAAAACACACTGGTTTCGCACAATACTAACACTTGACGCAATTTGAAGACACACTGGCCTTACAGAATTGCACTTTGTAATATTGACATGGTAGTAAATgaatagggtgggaaagaaaAAGGCACTAGACTACAACACATTGCaatgtacaaaaatattagtttGATGTAATTATATGAAGCAATAAATGTTATACTAATTGTCCTATTAGCATAGGCTGTACAAATGTTAAAGGACACACTCACAAAGTTAGTATTTTGCAAACAAAAGGTAATGTTTTGTGATTAGAAAACATATAACTGCAATATATTCGAAATAGGCATGTCTCATAAATGGTTATGGAATGTAGTCAATACGTGggttacaatttaaaattaaaatcttgttttttttgcttataTTATTCTACAAATGGGCAAATTAGAAAGGCTTCATTTGCAACACAAACTACATCAGGAAAAGGTTTTGCTACATTGATTTTAACACTACATTTACACACTACTATTAGTCTATGaacttttttgaatatttttattatttttttttctacactGAGATCTATTACTAGTTACAGGTTGCTGACTGTATGGTGCAAGTCGAAGATGGGGTAGGGGGATTTCCAGTAAGACATCGGGTACCTCTGACAGTGTTAATGTACGAGGTGCCAAGGAAATCTCTCCACGTACAACTTGTTTCCACTTTCAAAAGACAATGGGTTGAGtcctgtgtttaaaatttacattttttaccattttatgGGATTTTGACTATTTGAAAAGAAATTAGGCATAAAACATCCTAATTTCTTAAAGACTGTACacagttttattaatattttattaattaaaacagataaTGTTATCTACAAAattatatgtatgtaa contains:
- the LOC100181232 gene encoding zinc finger protein 622 isoform X1, with the translated sequence MQYHTQRFYLRAKMSQSAFTCITCHVAFVDADMQRTHYKCDWHRYNLKRKVVALPPVSRESFNEKVAAQKAQVATNKSKENIVGFSCKVCSRKFNSFNSYNNHLKSKKHQEAESKEIEILKKKLQKDKELSHEEESEEQIAFNKAVIDARNKLQQPDIISSAEPKPTKKFNKDDNPRLRWYRKQVKAIEENDRNKEEEEDEECDEEWEDLSDDDTIEGDDSEQGDTESQTESTCTDTSSLAGVFASVKLDSDADVESLASQGNRTQKLIGSTECLFCCRKSTNVENNVTHMSRAHGFFVPELQYLTNLEGLLSYLGEKVGVGNVCLWCNERGHAFYSLQAVQTHMRDKGHMKMLSDGDASLEYADFYDFSSSYPDFNPDVEEDEELPQVASDADEEDSELVLPSGARIGHRSLLRYYRQNFPPVERVKQNRGRIDRLMHQYRAIGWKGGAGMVALRKMDKDMKFVQRMKSKFQQKLSSNNNKTMMKHLRPQVVF
- the LOC100181232 gene encoding zinc finger protein 622 isoform X2, with the translated sequence MQYHTQRFYLRAKMSQSAFTCITCHVAFVDADMQRTHYKCDWHRYNLKRKVVALPPVSRESFNEKVAAQKAQVATNKSKENIVGFSCKVCSRKFNSFNSYNNHLKSKKHQEAESKEIEILKKKLQKDKELSHEEESEEQIAFNKAVIDARNKLQQPDIISSAEPKPTKKFNKDDNPRLRWYRKQVKAIEENDRNKEEEEDEECDEEWEDLSDDDTIGDDSEQGDTESQTESTCTDTSSLAGVFASVKLDSDADVESLASQGNRTQKLIGSTECLFCCRKSTNVENNVTHMSRAHGFFVPELQYLTNLEGLLSYLGEKVGVGNVCLWCNERGHAFYSLQAVQTHMRDKGHMKMLSDGDASLEYADFYDFSSSYPDFNPDVEEDEELPQVASDADEEDSELVLPSGARIGHRSLLRYYRQNFPPVERVKQNRGRIDRLMHQYRAIGWKGGAGMVALRKMDKDMKFVQRMKSKFQQKLSSNNNKTMMKHLRPQVVF
- the LOC100181232 gene encoding zinc finger protein 622 isoform X3; the encoded protein is MSQSAFTCITCHVAFVDADMQRTHYKCDWHRYNLKRKVVALPPVSRESFNEKVAAQKAQVATNKSKENIVGFSCKVCSRKFNSFNSYNNHLKSKKHQEAESKEIEILKKKLQKDKELSHEEESEEQIAFNKAVIDARNKLQQPDIISSAEPKPTKKFNKDDNPRLRWYRKQVKAIEENDRNKEEEEDEECDEEWEDLSDDDTIEGDDSEQGDTESQTESTCTDTSSLAGVFASVKLDSDADVESLASQGNRTQKLIGSTECLFCCRKSTNVENNVTHMSRAHGFFVPELQYLTNLEGLLSYLGEKVGVGNVCLWCNERGHAFYSLQAVQTHMRDKGHMKMLSDGDASLEYADFYDFSSSYPDFNPDVEEDEELPQVASDADEEDSELVLPSGARIGHRSLLRYYRQNFPPVERVKQNRGRIDRLMHQYRAIGWKGGAGMVALRKMDKDMKFVQRMKSKFQQKLSSNNNKTMMKHLRPQVVF